From a single Bombus terrestris chromosome 17, iyBomTerr1.2, whole genome shotgun sequence genomic region:
- the LOC100644828 gene encoding FAD-dependent oxidoreductase domain-containing protein 1 isoform X2 produces MCVLTNKKNLFKKGNVVNNNIEDTPDKIVPNKKDSKPIVSKTLKKGLASIRESLVVKDVDDILAEWMDRPQTLPKICDVVIIGGGVMGSSIAYWLKNRVFSDYFKVVVIERDPTYTTASTVLSCGGLRQQFSLKENIEMSLFGAEFLRNINEYLGIEGEPTIDPYFHPYGYLTLASERTAQILIENSKLQNFLGAKNIVLSAAKLKSMFPWINTEGIELGCLGLEKEGWFDPWVLLSAFKKKALQLGARYIYGEAQGFTYKNNDTVQLDGLIVRTKEGEIHNMKFAIAIVAAGAYSGQIVDKLDNIKTERGLEKMYLPVEPRKRFVYCVHCPDGPSLNTPLLIDNTGTFLRREGLAGTYICGRSPEESEEPSTEDLSIDYDFFEEKIWPILARRVPVFEKLKLKSSWAGYYEFNTFDQNGIIGPHPYYRNLYFATGFSGHGIQQAPAVGRAISELIVDGEYKTLDLSNLDFNRILFGKPAYEKNII; encoded by the exons ATGTGTGTTCTCACAAACAAAAAGAACTTATTCAAAAAAGGTAACGTGGTAAACAATAATATTGAG GATACCCCAGATAAAATTGtaccaaataaaaaagattctaAGCCCATAGTATCAAAAACACTTAAAAAAGGTTTGGCATCGATAAGAGAATCTCTTGTTGTGAAGGATGTTGATGATATATTAGCTGAATGGATGGATCGGCCACAAACACTTCCAAAAATTTGTGATGTTGTAATAATTGGAGGTGGAGTAATGGGCAGTTCTATAGCATATTGGTTGAAAAACCGAGTTTTTTCAGATTATTTCAAAGTTGTAGTAATAGAAAGAGATCCTACA tatACTACAGCATCAACAGTTCTTTCTTGTGGAGGTTTACGTCAACAATTTTCTctgaaagaaaatattgaaatgtctCTTTTTGGTGCAGAATTTTTACGTAACATCAATGAATATTTGGGCATTGAAGGAGAACCCACAATTGATCCATATTTCCATCCATatggttatttaacattagCATCTGAGCGAACTGCtcaaatattaatagaaaattctaaattacaaaatttccttggagcaaaaaatattgtattatcaGCTGCTAAATTGAAAAGTATGTTTCCTTGGATAAATACAGAAGGTATCGAACTAGGTTGTTTAGGATTAGAAAAAGAGGGTTGGTTTGACCCGTGGGTTCTTCTTTCTGCTTTTAAAAAGAAAGCACTACAATTGGGAGCAAGATATATTTATGGTGAAGCGCAAGGATTTACTTATAAAAACAATGACACTGTTCAACTAGATGGATTGATT gTAAGAACCAAAGAGGGTGAAATACATAATATGAAATTTGCTATAGCCATTGTAGCTGCTGGAGCTTATAGTGGACAAATAGTTGATAAATTGGATAATATAAAAACAGAACGTGGATTAGAGAAAATGTATTTACCTGTTGAACCAAG GAAAAGATTTGTTTATTGCGTTCATTGTCCTGATGGACCAAGTTTAAATACTCCATTATTGATAGATAATACTGGAACATTTCTTAG aagaGAAGGTCTGGCAGGTACGTATATTTGTGGAAGATCACCAGAGGAATCCGAAGAACCTAGTACTGAAGATTTAAGTATTGATTATGATTTCTTTGAAGAAAAAATTTGGCCTATACTCGCACGCAGAGTCCcagtttttgaaaaattaaag TTAAAGTCTTCTTGGGCAGGTTATTATGAGTTCAATACTTTTGATCAAAATGGAATAATTGGACCACATCCATATTATCGGAATTTATACTTTGCAACTGGATTTAGTGGACATGGAATTCAACAGGCACCCGCAGTAGGTAGAGCAATTTCAGAACTAATTGTTGATGGAGAATATAAAACACTTGACCTATCGAATCTTGACTTTAATAGAATTCTTTTTGGTAAACCTGCATATGAAAagaacattatttaa
- the LOC100651739 gene encoding uncharacterized protein LOC100651739 isoform X3 — MVDLEVYKKQLKKIRQFARENDITENEINKALQNSFRTLEKKKKKVNFRFFMKSMVTLLFIIIICFISFDKKFLGVMLLRNLQNSIYPGLKLLRKIAIPIIQHYPSLSELYDEWCILENPYFYVNDMDCWPCSVVHFVPDLSSHHISRSFNLGIPYTKTENLSQVHMEDIQQLLWQNSGVFKKDAMRVFSNNKTYRDIQDIMEKNMDLNRSKNLNNHITWRINSMTTGRILRKLFPKPVDTPNWWEQSTERFIIFDEPNSPPYSLYGTTGGIGDQSAFQL, encoded by the exons ATGGTTGATTTGGAGGTGTATAAAAAACAATTGAAAAAGATTCGTCAATTTGCACGTGAAAATGATATTACGGAAAATGAAATCAATAAAGCTTTACAAAATTCCTTTCGTACTcttgagaagaaaaagaagaaagttaattttcgtttctttatgaAAAGTAtggttacattattatttataataattatatgttttatatccTTTGATAAAAAGTTCTTAGGTGTGATGCTACTGAGGAATTTACAGAATTCCATCTATCCAGGCTTAAAATTACTTAGAAAAATAGCTATACCAATAATTCAACATTATCCCTCTTTATCTG AATTATATGACGAATGGTGCATATTAgaaaatccatatttttatgtaaatgatATGGATTGTTGGCCCTGTAGTGTTGTACATTTTGTACCTGATTTAAGTAGCCATCATATATCTAGATCTTTTAATCTTGGCATTCCTTATACAAAAACAGAAAATTTATCTCAAGTTCATATGGAAGATATACAACAATTATTGTGGCAAAATTCAGGAGTATTTAAGAAAGATGCTATGAGAGTATTTTCTAACAATAAAACTTACAG AGATATTCAAGATATTATGGAAAAAAATATGGATTTAAATCGttctaaaaatttaaataatcatattACATGGAGAATTAATAGCATGACAACAGGAAGAATTTTGAGAAAGTTATTTCCAAAACCTGTTGATACACCAAATTGGTGGGAACAAAGCACagaaagatttattatttttgatgAACCAAATTCTCCACCTTACTCTTTA TATGGTACAACTGGTGGTATTGGCGACCAGTCAGCCTTCCAGCTTTGA
- the LOC100652095 gene encoding rab proteins geranylgeranyltransferase component A 1 — MEDYLPNEYDVVVVGTGMTESIVAAAASRIGKKVLHLDSDEYYGGLWATFNFDGLQKWIEDLKVPKNTTKDLSEADLEPEEKFLKTSNEYSTVENIEETWYISNEADLPVVSSKDTQTDITGDGSGSDDEKADDDKVEKKENVKQWSIDRIRKEYRKFNIDLAPKLLFARGELVELLISSNIARYAEFRAVSRVATFMDGKLTQVPCSRADVFANKTVSVVEKRMLMQLLTSCMEQGADSPEFDGFRDKTFLEYLNTKNLTPIVQHYVVQAIAMATEKTSCRDGVNRTKHFLNSLGRYGNTPFLWPMYGSGELPQCFCRLCAVFGGVYCLKRQLDGVVINKNKCKAIISGKQRISLEHLVLGQGHLPPEVVAFEGEQRISRGIFITDRSIMQGEKENLTLLYYPPEQPDQEPVTLIELGPSTNACPQGLFMVHMTCKRTTNAKEDLAYVVNKFLRAEPLDPLAIRSSIHSHTQTVSPDKRHIQEGDQDNREESTESPKPQVLWSLYLNLPASDIKLEESTPSNLHLCSGPDLELDFDFAVNQAKSIFESMYPDKDFLPRAPDPEEIVLEGEEAPGPKFEGDTEAEEKQDVEKAEKED; from the exons CGATGAATATTATGGCGGTCTATGGGCAACATTTAACTTTGATGGGCTACAGAAATGGATAGAAGACCTAAAAGTTCCCAAAAACACCACCAAGGATCTATCTGAAGCAGATTTGGAACCAgaagaaaaatttctaaaaactaGCAATGAATATTCAACTGTTGAAAATATTGAGGAAACATGGTATATTTCAAA tgAAGCCGATCTGCCAGTAGTTTCTTCAAAAGATACTCAAACTGATATTACTGGAGATGGTAGTGGAAGTGATGATGAAAAAGCTGATGATGATAAagttgaaaaaaaagagaatgttAAACAATGGAGTATAGATCGTATAAGAAAAGAATACAGAAAGTTTAATATTGACTTGGCGCCAAAG TTATTATTTGCACGAGGTGAACTAGTTGAGCTCTTAATCTCCAGTAACATTGCTCGTTATGCGGAATTTCGTGCAGTGTCCAGAGTAGCTACATTCATGGATGGGAAATTGACACAAGTACCTTGCTCAAGAGCTGACGTGTTTGCAAATAAAACTGTCAGTGTTGTTGAGAAAAGAATGTTAATGCAACTGCTCACTTCATGCATGGAGCAAGGTGCAGATAGCCCAGAATTTGATG GATTCCGTGATAAAACCTTCTTAGAATATTTAAACACGAAAAATTTAACACCAATTGTGCAGCATTATGTTGTTCAAGCAATTGCTATGGCTACTGAAAAGACTTCTTGTAGAGATGGTGTGAATCGCACGAAACATTTTTTGAATAGTCTTGGACGATATGGAAATACACCCTTTCTTTGGCCTATGTATGGTAGTGGAGAGCTACCTCAGTGCTTTTGCAG atTATGTGCAGTATTTGGAGGAGTTTACTGTTTAAAAAGGCAGCTTGATGGTGtagtaataaacaaaaataaatgcaAAGCTATCATTAGTGGCAAACAAAGAATAAGTTTGGAACATTTAGTTCTTGGTCAAGGTCATCTGCCACCAGAAGTTGTAGCTTTTGAAGGAGAGCAACGGATATCACGTGGAATTTTCATTACGGACAG gtCAATTATGCAAGGTGAGAAGGAAAATTTGACACTTTTATATTACCCTCCGGAACAACCTGATCAGGAACCTGTTACACTGATTGAATTGGGACCATCTACAAATGCTTGCCCTCAAGGATTGT TTATGGTTCACATGACATGTAAGCGAACAACAAATGCAAAGGAAGATTTGGCCTATGTTGTcaataaatttttaagagcTGAGCCACTTGATCCATTAGCCATTCGTTCATCTATCCATAGTCATACACAGACTGTTTCTCCAGATAAAAGACATATTCAG GAAGGTGATCAAGATAATAGAGAAGAGTCTACAGAGAGTCCAAAGCCTCAAGTTTTATGGTCATTGTACTTAAACCTACCTGCAAGTGATATTAAATTAGAAGAGTCCACGCCAAGTAACCTTCATCTGTGTTCAGGACCAGATTTAGAGCTTGATTTCGATTTCGCAGTTAATCAG GCGAAGAGCATCTTTGAATCTATGTATCCTGACAAAGATTTCCTTCCACGTGCACCTGATCCAGAAGAGATCGTACTTGAAGGAGAAGAAGCGCCGGGACCGAAATTTGAGGGAGATACAGAGGCTGAAGAGAAACAAGATGTTGAGAAAGCCGAAAAAGAGGATTAA
- the LOC100651975 gene encoding NADH dehydrogenase [ubiquinone] 1 beta subcomplex subunit 9 — MAQLPSPFISHTRKVCSLYKRALRAIEDQNIRRHEFRYNAILLRQRFEKNRNIPDARIAKKLLLEGEEELYENMHPDPSKFPNSPGGICHGRFVIPPDAVMDFWDPIEKARYPKYFAEREKLKAEYEKLYKKLYAETPAETEQGKTNK; from the exons ATGGCCCAACTACCATCGCCTTTCATTAGTCATACTAGAAAAGTATGTAGTCTTTATAAACGCGCTTTACGTGCGATAGAAGATCAGAATATTAGAAGACACGAATTTAg ATATAACGCAATTTTATTAAGACAACGTTTTGAAAAGAATCGGAATATACCAGATGCTCGCATAGCTAAAAAGCTACTATTAGAAGGTGAAGAAGAATTATATGAGAATATGCATCCTGATCCATCAAAATTTCCTAATAGCCCAGGTGGTATATGCCATGGACGTTTTGTAATACCACCAGATGCTGTAATGGATTTTTGGGATCCAATTGAAAAAGCTAGATATCCAAAATATTTTgcagaaagagagaaacttAAGGcggaatatgaaaaattatacaagAAATTATATGCTGAAACTCCTGCAGAAACTGAACAAGGAAAAACAAATAAGTAA
- the LOC105666643 gene encoding uncharacterized protein LOC105666643 isoform X1, producing MVPTMPPDSHKISLKIIEAIKQHPVLYSAEVKGSSIKLQEFRQKVWKRISDELGLDPTWVRLRWKNLRDTYCRILKYKNRTEKGVRRKKWIFEDHLSFLKFPYESDYQPQSIELTEDYIQDINAGGISSEGLLEQLEDRNDEDYSEYLEVLEETTADPVLNRDSMELNDNGDNIVKSIEVGNAMHHDVDSYAQQIQSKYRKIRPKKMKIESLEVPATYSILKTSPFKNKTIDTPIFVSAPAANNSVKNSSKIEDTQNNYDQVYLAPEGKSSIELFFDSMAQTVKRLPPKAQADIKMNICKIVTEAELKYSGRNTPQSTQQFIAPPGMIPKLVLIPCNMIDGQNNKG from the exons ATGGTGCCGACGATGCCGCCTGATTCGCATAAAATTTCGCTGAAGATCATTGAAGCGATAAAACAACATCCAGTTTTATATAGTGCTGAAGTGAAAGGTTCTTCTATTAAACTTCAGGAATTTCGACAGAAGGTTTGGAAGAGGATTTCGGATGAACTTGGTCTTGATC CCACCTGGGTGAGATTAAGATGGAAAAATTTAAGGGATACTTACTGCCGTATACTTAAATATAAGAATAGAACGGAAAAAGGAGTTCGTAGGAAAAAATGGATTTTTGAAGATCATCTTAGTTTCTTAAAGTTTCC ATATGAATCAGATTACCAACCTCAAAGTATAGAATTAACCGAAGACTACATTCAGGATATAAATGCAGGTGGAATTAGTTCTGAAGGTCTTTTAGAACAATTAGAAGATCGTAATGATGAAGATTATAGTGAATATTTAGAAGTTTTGGAAGAAACGACTGCAGATCCAGTGTTGAATCGTGATTCTATGGAATTAAATGATAATGGTGATAACATAGTAAAAAGTATAGAGGTAGGAAATGCAATGCATCATGATGTTGATTCATATGCTCAGCAAATTCAatcaaaatatagaaaaataagaccgaaaaaaatgaaaattgaatcaTTGGAAGTGCCTGCAACCTACAGTATCTTAAAAACTTCaccttttaaaaataaaacaattgataCACCAATATTTGTTAGTGCACCAGCTGCAAATAATTCTGTAAAGAATTCTTCTAAAATAGAA GATACACAAAATAATTACGACCAAGTCTACCTAGCTCCTGAAGGAAAAAGTAGTATAGAGCTTTTTTTTGACAGTATGGCACAAACTGTCAAGCGACTCCCTCCAAAAGCTCAAGCAGatattaaaatgaatatttgtaaaattgtaacaGAAGCAGAACTTAAGTATTCTGGACGTAACACACCCCAAAGTACTCAACAATTTATAGCACCACCTGGAATGATTCCTAAGTTAGTTCTCATTCCATGTAATATGATTGATGGACAAAATAACAAAGGTTGA
- the LOC105666643 gene encoding uncharacterized protein LOC105666643 isoform X2 codes for MGRTTWVRLRWKNLRDTYCRILKYKNRTEKGVRRKKWIFEDHLSFLKFPYESDYQPQSIELTEDYIQDINAGGISSEGLLEQLEDRNDEDYSEYLEVLEETTADPVLNRDSMELNDNGDNIVKSIEVGNAMHHDVDSYAQQIQSKYRKIRPKKMKIESLEVPATYSILKTSPFKNKTIDTPIFVSAPAANNSVKNSSKIEDTQNNYDQVYLAPEGKSSIELFFDSMAQTVKRLPPKAQADIKMNICKIVTEAELKYSGRNTPQSTQQFIAPPGMIPKLVLIPCNMIDGQNNKG; via the exons atGGGTAGAA CCACCTGGGTGAGATTAAGATGGAAAAATTTAAGGGATACTTACTGCCGTATACTTAAATATAAGAATAGAACGGAAAAAGGAGTTCGTAGGAAAAAATGGATTTTTGAAGATCATCTTAGTTTCTTAAAGTTTCC ATATGAATCAGATTACCAACCTCAAAGTATAGAATTAACCGAAGACTACATTCAGGATATAAATGCAGGTGGAATTAGTTCTGAAGGTCTTTTAGAACAATTAGAAGATCGTAATGATGAAGATTATAGTGAATATTTAGAAGTTTTGGAAGAAACGACTGCAGATCCAGTGTTGAATCGTGATTCTATGGAATTAAATGATAATGGTGATAACATAGTAAAAAGTATAGAGGTAGGAAATGCAATGCATCATGATGTTGATTCATATGCTCAGCAAATTCAatcaaaatatagaaaaataagaccgaaaaaaatgaaaattgaatcaTTGGAAGTGCCTGCAACCTACAGTATCTTAAAAACTTCaccttttaaaaataaaacaattgataCACCAATATTTGTTAGTGCACCAGCTGCAAATAATTCTGTAAAGAATTCTTCTAAAATAGAA GATACACAAAATAATTACGACCAAGTCTACCTAGCTCCTGAAGGAAAAAGTAGTATAGAGCTTTTTTTTGACAGTATGGCACAAACTGTCAAGCGACTCCCTCCAAAAGCTCAAGCAGatattaaaatgaatatttgtaaaattgtaacaGAAGCAGAACTTAAGTATTCTGGACGTAACACACCCCAAAGTACTCAACAATTTATAGCACCACCTGGAATGATTCCTAAGTTAGTTCTCATTCCATGTAATATGATTGATGGACAAAATAACAAAGGTTGA
- the LOC100644828 gene encoding FAD-dependent oxidoreductase domain-containing protein 1 isoform X1, whose protein sequence is MCKHLAVIRMLPSFVKLQVQNNFLQRCVFSQTKRTYSKKDTPDKIVPNKKDSKPIVSKTLKKGLASIRESLVVKDVDDILAEWMDRPQTLPKICDVVIIGGGVMGSSIAYWLKNRVFSDYFKVVVIERDPTYTTASTVLSCGGLRQQFSLKENIEMSLFGAEFLRNINEYLGIEGEPTIDPYFHPYGYLTLASERTAQILIENSKLQNFLGAKNIVLSAAKLKSMFPWINTEGIELGCLGLEKEGWFDPWVLLSAFKKKALQLGARYIYGEAQGFTYKNNDTVQLDGLIVRTKEGEIHNMKFAIAIVAAGAYSGQIVDKLDNIKTERGLEKMYLPVEPRKRFVYCVHCPDGPSLNTPLLIDNTGTFLRREGLAGTYICGRSPEESEEPSTEDLSIDYDFFEEKIWPILARRVPVFEKLKLKSSWAGYYEFNTFDQNGIIGPHPYYRNLYFATGFSGHGIQQAPAVGRAISELIVDGEYKTLDLSNLDFNRILFGKPAYEKNII, encoded by the exons ATGTGTAAGCATTTAGCAGTTATAAGAATGTTGCCTTCTTTTGTTAAATTGCaagtacaaaataattttttacaaagATGTGTGTTCTCACAAACAAAAAGAACTTATTCAAAAAAG GATACCCCAGATAAAATTGtaccaaataaaaaagattctaAGCCCATAGTATCAAAAACACTTAAAAAAGGTTTGGCATCGATAAGAGAATCTCTTGTTGTGAAGGATGTTGATGATATATTAGCTGAATGGATGGATCGGCCACAAACACTTCCAAAAATTTGTGATGTTGTAATAATTGGAGGTGGAGTAATGGGCAGTTCTATAGCATATTGGTTGAAAAACCGAGTTTTTTCAGATTATTTCAAAGTTGTAGTAATAGAAAGAGATCCTACA tatACTACAGCATCAACAGTTCTTTCTTGTGGAGGTTTACGTCAACAATTTTCTctgaaagaaaatattgaaatgtctCTTTTTGGTGCAGAATTTTTACGTAACATCAATGAATATTTGGGCATTGAAGGAGAACCCACAATTGATCCATATTTCCATCCATatggttatttaacattagCATCTGAGCGAACTGCtcaaatattaatagaaaattctaaattacaaaatttccttggagcaaaaaatattgtattatcaGCTGCTAAATTGAAAAGTATGTTTCCTTGGATAAATACAGAAGGTATCGAACTAGGTTGTTTAGGATTAGAAAAAGAGGGTTGGTTTGACCCGTGGGTTCTTCTTTCTGCTTTTAAAAAGAAAGCACTACAATTGGGAGCAAGATATATTTATGGTGAAGCGCAAGGATTTACTTATAAAAACAATGACACTGTTCAACTAGATGGATTGATT gTAAGAACCAAAGAGGGTGAAATACATAATATGAAATTTGCTATAGCCATTGTAGCTGCTGGAGCTTATAGTGGACAAATAGTTGATAAATTGGATAATATAAAAACAGAACGTGGATTAGAGAAAATGTATTTACCTGTTGAACCAAG GAAAAGATTTGTTTATTGCGTTCATTGTCCTGATGGACCAAGTTTAAATACTCCATTATTGATAGATAATACTGGAACATTTCTTAG aagaGAAGGTCTGGCAGGTACGTATATTTGTGGAAGATCACCAGAGGAATCCGAAGAACCTAGTACTGAAGATTTAAGTATTGATTATGATTTCTTTGAAGAAAAAATTTGGCCTATACTCGCACGCAGAGTCCcagtttttgaaaaattaaag TTAAAGTCTTCTTGGGCAGGTTATTATGAGTTCAATACTTTTGATCAAAATGGAATAATTGGACCACATCCATATTATCGGAATTTATACTTTGCAACTGGATTTAGTGGACATGGAATTCAACAGGCACCCGCAGTAGGTAGAGCAATTTCAGAACTAATTGTTGATGGAGAATATAAAACACTTGACCTATCGAATCTTGACTTTAATAGAATTCTTTTTGGTAAACCTGCATATGAAAagaacattatttaa
- the LOC100651739 gene encoding uncharacterized protein LOC100651739 isoform X1, protein MVDLEVYKKQLKKIRQFARENDITENEINKALQNSFRTLEKKKKKVNFRFFMKSMVTLLFIIIICFISFDKKFLGVMLLRNLQNSIYPGLKLLRKIAIPIIQHYPSLSELYDEWCILENPYFYVNDMDCWPCSVVHFVPDLSSHHISRSFNLGIPYTKTENLSQVHMEDIQQLLWQNSGVFKKDAMRVFSNNKTYRDIQDIMEKNMDLNRSKNLNNHITWRINSMTTGRILRKLFPKPVDTPNWWEQSTERFIIFDEPNSPPYSLPNPECSNIMIRCTAGTRLIKMIASPECSASCESIIVLLSAGKALWYNWWYWRPVSLPALNSTSITISYMTSFC, encoded by the exons ATGGTTGATTTGGAGGTGTATAAAAAACAATTGAAAAAGATTCGTCAATTTGCACGTGAAAATGATATTACGGAAAATGAAATCAATAAAGCTTTACAAAATTCCTTTCGTACTcttgagaagaaaaagaagaaagttaattttcgtttctttatgaAAAGTAtggttacattattatttataataattatatgttttatatccTTTGATAAAAAGTTCTTAGGTGTGATGCTACTGAGGAATTTACAGAATTCCATCTATCCAGGCTTAAAATTACTTAGAAAAATAGCTATACCAATAATTCAACATTATCCCTCTTTATCTG AATTATATGACGAATGGTGCATATTAgaaaatccatatttttatgtaaatgatATGGATTGTTGGCCCTGTAGTGTTGTACATTTTGTACCTGATTTAAGTAGCCATCATATATCTAGATCTTTTAATCTTGGCATTCCTTATACAAAAACAGAAAATTTATCTCAAGTTCATATGGAAGATATACAACAATTATTGTGGCAAAATTCAGGAGTATTTAAGAAAGATGCTATGAGAGTATTTTCTAACAATAAAACTTACAG AGATATTCAAGATATTATGGAAAAAAATATGGATTTAAATCGttctaaaaatttaaataatcatattACATGGAGAATTAATAGCATGACAACAGGAAGAATTTTGAGAAAGTTATTTCCAAAACCTGTTGATACACCAAATTGGTGGGAACAAAGCACagaaagatttattatttttgatgAACCAAATTCTCCACCTTACTCTTTA CCAAATCCTGAATGTAGTAATATAATGATAAGGTGTACAGCTGGTACAAGATTGATAAAAATGATAGCAAGTCCAGAATGTAGTGCATCTTGCGAGTCCATCATAGTATTATTATCTGCTGGAAAAGCTT TATGGTACAACTGGTGGTATTGGCGACCAGTCAGCCTTCCAGCTTTGAATTCAACTAGTATTACCATTAGTTATATGACTTCGTTCTGCTGA
- the LOC100651739 gene encoding uncharacterized protein LOC100651739 isoform X2, with protein sequence MVDLEVYKKQLKKIRQFARENDITENEINKALQNSFRTLEKKKKKVNFRFFMKSMVTLLFIIIICFISFDKKFLGVMLLRNLQNSIYPGLKLLRKIAIPIIQHYPSLSELYDEWCILENPYFYVNDMDCWPCSVVHFVPDLSSHHISRSFNLGIPYTKTENLSQVHMEDIQQLLWQNSGVFKKDAMRVFSNNKTYRDIQDIMEKNMDLNRSKNLNNHITWRINSMTTGRILRKLFPKPVDTPNWWEQSTERFIIFDEPNSPPYSLPNPECSNIMIRCTAGTRLIKMIASPECSASCESIIVLLSAGKAFFV encoded by the exons ATGGTTGATTTGGAGGTGTATAAAAAACAATTGAAAAAGATTCGTCAATTTGCACGTGAAAATGATATTACGGAAAATGAAATCAATAAAGCTTTACAAAATTCCTTTCGTACTcttgagaagaaaaagaagaaagttaattttcgtttctttatgaAAAGTAtggttacattattatttataataattatatgttttatatccTTTGATAAAAAGTTCTTAGGTGTGATGCTACTGAGGAATTTACAGAATTCCATCTATCCAGGCTTAAAATTACTTAGAAAAATAGCTATACCAATAATTCAACATTATCCCTCTTTATCTG AATTATATGACGAATGGTGCATATTAgaaaatccatatttttatgtaaatgatATGGATTGTTGGCCCTGTAGTGTTGTACATTTTGTACCTGATTTAAGTAGCCATCATATATCTAGATCTTTTAATCTTGGCATTCCTTATACAAAAACAGAAAATTTATCTCAAGTTCATATGGAAGATATACAACAATTATTGTGGCAAAATTCAGGAGTATTTAAGAAAGATGCTATGAGAGTATTTTCTAACAATAAAACTTACAG AGATATTCAAGATATTATGGAAAAAAATATGGATTTAAATCGttctaaaaatttaaataatcatattACATGGAGAATTAATAGCATGACAACAGGAAGAATTTTGAGAAAGTTATTTCCAAAACCTGTTGATACACCAAATTGGTGGGAACAAAGCACagaaagatttattatttttgatgAACCAAATTCTCCACCTTACTCTTTA CCAAATCCTGAATGTAGTAATATAATGATAAGGTGTACAGCTGGTACAAGATTGATAAAAATGATAGCAAGTCCAGAATGTAGTGCATCTTGCGAGTCCATCATAGTATTATTATCTGCTGGAAAAGCTT tttttgtttaa